acagagtaattcATTTCGTTTGACTGCTTACCCCTTGTACCGGCATAGTACTGATCTACAAAACAGCTCAAACGGCAACGACATGCGCTGTATGAATTGCTTGGAAACAAACTTATGCCATTCACTCACAGTCCTTGCTCTTTCCACCACTAAGACTTTCGTACTGAAGCTCATATTCAGTATTGCTCGGTCCTGCTTTTCCGGTAGTGTTAGCTGTACGTTAACAGTGGCACATAGCGGCATAGGTATGTTTACCAATGAAGAATCCAAGGACATGTATCTCCTCTATGGATTCACAGAATTCAGTGTGAAACTGACACGAGGACTCTATACTCAGCTGGTCCCACAGCGATGGCAACAACATCACAGTAGCTTTGCATATATGGATAGACGCCCATGGATACCGGATTATTTCGTGTTTGTGTGTTTTAACTATTCAATTACATGTTATTGGTTTTTTCAgtgttgtgaaagtattttcacagaatcaaaaacagttttggaaacataatcatcatcagtgttctgctaaAAGGccggttttcacatggtagttctccaggctgcccggtcttctcccatcctcttcaggtctgcatatttcctcttccctttatgtcgtctatcatcttgtatctccttcttcctctcaatcttgtcccacaaaccaatccttccacagcatctgctagcaagcactaccttctcaatgaatgtcccatcagttctttttcctttctcttacaaccttcagcagacatcttctctcaccaaccctttccaataccctttcattactcactatttcccttcagcttattctctccattctcctccacatgcacatctcaaatgcttctatccttttttcatcctctcgtctcagggtccatgtttcagccccatatagtgccacactccaaacTAAACATTTGCCAAGTCTTTTCCTTAGTCcgttatctaatttgccacataagagtctcctctttctgttgaatgcctccttcactatggcaattcgagttttcacctcctggtgacatctcaagtcttcatttattgtgcttccaagttatttaaatgcacttacttggctaacggtagattgtcctattttaatgctggacagtctgcgtcttgtactgatgaccatactctttgtttttgctatgtttatttgcatcccatattccacacaagcttcattcagatctttcagtatGTTATTCAcagtccgctcactttctgccacacgTTTTGGAAACGAAACTAAATAAATCATAACTACGTTATTACTATGTAACAAGCCACAGGAGACCCCAGGTTGTTCATttcaaaatactcaaaaaatatcTGTGAACAAGCTCTCAAAGTTTGTTGTTGGCGTTCTCGTCTATCTTGTATATATACGGTGTTCGTCTTAGCTTGGAGCTACTAAATATCTGGAAAACAACACATTGTACGAAAAAAAATGTTGAAGGTTAAATATGAATATTAGCAAACTGGCACCTCATAACCAACCCTCCTGCGTGCTCGGGGAAAACTATGTATTTTCAAATGGAACACACTATTTTTCTCCCACATCCGGACTCTACGCCAAAAAATATGTGCGGTTAACTTACACCAACGTTTCccatcgacaaatatcaagtgttccagtttttgcaattaagaacagaCGCATTTCATTCTACATATTttatgatgtaaatgtaaaccatCGTCTTATAACGGTTGGTACTGATGTTCAAAAGTTACTTAAGTGTTACAAATGCAATAATACAATACAAATATGTGGCTGCACAATGACATTTCGGGCAAATAAGCCACTTGCATGGTAAAGCATCTTTCTGTTTCCTGCAGAATTGATTTTGGTGAGCCCCCAATCCGTTGGAATGTTTGATTTCGATGGCCGCACTCGAACACTGCCATCACAGTGACTGATTTAGGTTTGTGTTTCCATCCAACAGCCCTAGCTCCGCGCTGGCCGCTATGTAGCTGTTGGCGGAACACAAACCACAACCAGTAATTAAGTAAAATGACCATTAAGCGACAGTCAAAAGTGTACCTGCCAGGCACCGCAGTGGTAAGTGGCAAGCAGACTCACAGATATCAAACACTTATTGCGAACAGAAAACTACTGCAACCATGTCCTTGTTCCTGGATCACATTAAACGTAGTTTCGAACCAGACTATGAAACGGATAatcatattgtactgtacaatAAAATTTGCAACAGCAAAGCAAATTTCGAACTTGAGTATCAACCGTTATAGCATAGGTTTACATTTACACCGTAAATGAAACGTAGAATGAAATGGCCGGCAGCGGTGGCGGagtggttctgggcacttcagtctggaaccatgcggatgctgcggtcgcaggttcgaatcctgcctcgggcatggatgtgtgtgaattccttaggttagttaggtttaagtagtttctaagtctagggaactgatgacctcagatgttaagtcccatagcgcttagagccatttgaaccgtttttagaaTGAAATGAGTCTGTTCTTAATTGCAAAGAAGGCACAGTTAATATGTGTCGTTATAGCTCTATCTacaacgaatggaaaacaatggtttaagctaattgtacatttcttGACGTAGAATTCGAAAATGCATTAAAATTTGGGGAGTTCCCAATTGTAAACACCAAGTTGATCCCGCCCACGCATGAGTGGTTAGGAGATGACCAGTTGCAGCACAGACAGATGATCTCTTTACCAATATTAACTTTTAACCTACAACTTTTTCCCGTAGATTGCTTCGTTCTCCAGATACTTAGCTGTCTTGTGTTAAGGCAAACACATTATATAcaatgtggttataattaaactttccctattttacatgttataacatggaaactaactacagtacgagtaccaaacttggtggcATTAGTGTCAAGGtcaggggaagagaaataatgcagaaccaTTTCAAttcaaacacttttaatgtgctgctacatcaCAAACCGGTACCATTACTAGTACAAAAGAGGCTGAATATGGCGCCCATGTGCCCAGAAGAGTTTGCAAgaacaggattgcattctgcacagcagaacgaagcatgtgcgTCGATATGCTAGCTGCCTCTCTTGAtttgctgcgcttcagatcagaacatgtgtgaatgctcttctagtaaaccctgtccttcacgtAGCCCGAGAACCAGAGATCACAGAAAGTGACGTTCGTGCCGGTGAAGCaattggaaacgatcggctgataattctgtCGTTTGCGCGACCGTCTGTACGTGATCACTGGGCTATACTGggcggttgtaattaaactttccctatttaacacgttataacacggaaacgaagcaggtgaacttcacgagcgatgtgcggtgtggctccatcttgcatgaaaactgttgaattcaagtcggccgctgtggtcgagcggttctaggcgcttcgatccggaaccacgcggctgctacggtcgcaggttcgaatcctgccttgggcatgaatgtggctgatgtccttaggttaggtaggtttaagtagttctaagtctaggggactgatgcttaTGGCAATTTTGTTGAGTTCAGTGCGTCTCTCTCCTGCAGGAGGGGTATGACATACTGTCAAAGCATATCGCAGTACCGTCTTTAgtccttgagtgccaacctgttcaaaaaagaatgggtcaATGATGAACATGGCCGTGAAGCATCATACGGTAACACATTCACCGTACAGGCGAACTTCATGCAAAGAgactggaggtgaagattcccACACTTGTCAATTCTGTGCGTTCATCTCACTCTTCAGAGGAATATGAGCTTCATCTATCcacaggatggtccagggccagacctcgtcaacttcagtccttgcgagaaagcgtagagcgaagtcaacacgtggTTGTGCGTCCTGTGATGCAAGCTGTTGaaggatatggatcttgtacggataccatttgaaaatggttcgaagcaccttccgtatagtggaccatgggatgttcaactgtcgtgacgcagcacgcgcactgcctgacgatcgggagcTGTACGTTGTCAGCCATAGCAACAACGATTTCATTAACCGCCTGTGgagcaaccggtcgtcggcctcttcccggagcgacactCAGTTCTCCAGTTGATCTGAAATTCTTCATCATGCCCCCGCACAGCAGGTGGataaagaggacccttccgtaatcttttcagccggcgatattctcaaagtgcagttgcagcattactgttgttttgataatagagctttacCAAtagtgccctgctccttttgtccaagctcacttTGACACGTCAACAAATGaactgaatcacgatgactgatcacggcacctggtggccatagttggaactagacggcggcgccgtgacgcatggaaatcatgtgcCACATACTctcgacattaatgctaccaagtatggtactcgtacggtaattagttaccGTGTTATgtcgtgttaaatagggaaagcttaattacaaccacccggtataCTACGGTGATCACGTACAGACGATCGCGCAACCGACCTCCGTGTGATCCTCTGCCTTGTGGAACCGTTCTGATTGTGGTATGCCTGGGCTTAGGGTTAACACACCTCCCTCCCCGCTGTTTTTTAGGCGTTGGAGCAGCTACTTCCCATTCAAGTAGGTCCTTAGTTGGCATCGCGAGCCTCACTGGATTCCGTTCAAGTCCTCCCAACAAAATAAAATTCCTGAGATTTCTAGGAACTGAACCTGGATCTTCGACATGGCATTTAGACGCAGCTGATCACGGAGTTACAGAGGCAAACCATAACTGACGTATTCACCGGGAATCGAATACAGAACCACCTCATCAGCATCCAGCCATCGAGTGAAAATGGCTACTGAAGGTGTTGACGTAAtctctgccctctcccctccccattATCTGACCAAGCAGGATAAAAAGCACGCCAAGTGCACGGTGGAACATTGTACTACTCAGCATCACTGAGCCCTCGTCATTACTCATTGAATCAGTCAATATGACACGCTTCCATTTCCGCTGCCGTTATTCTCACGAAAACTTGACCATCGTTCGGGAATAGTGTGGACTACGTTACCGTTCTTATTGTCTCCGATTTCTATGTTGACGCCAATGATTTTATTGTTTCAATACAGTTGTAGGTGTAATCAATGATATTCAGCATCCGCTAGGCATGTTTGCCAACCGCAGTTCACTTTGGATCGGCCTAGTTTTTGTTGTACAGTTCCTGGTATATgtgcgaaaaaatggctctgaccactatgggactcaacatctgaggtcatcagtcccgtagaacttaaagctaactaacctaagggcatcacacacatacatgcacgaggcaggatacgaacctgcgaccgtagggtatATGTGCGGTGATTTGATATATCTCGATTTGTTTTTATCTTGTGGATAGTACCCACAATACATTTCAAACCCTCTCCGTCTGTAATCTTCGAATTTTACTTGATCTTGCACTTGGGAGACGGTGACTGTCTTAGTTTGATGTTTGCAGACATTAACGTCGACAACATACTTTCCGTGAGGTAAAAAGGGAGGTCTTTTTCATTACGGAGGCTATGACAAGAAGTGCCCAAACACTCATGACTGTTTTCAGATCTGAGAGGTCGATCTAAACGAATCTTTAACAGCGCCGCTGACCGCTAGTAATAAATTCAGATTGTCCATTCCCGTCCGCTTGGTTGCGCGTTTCAACGTTTCTGTTGACTCTTGTTATCCCAGAGATGGTGACATTGTTTTCCCCAAACCATATATAGACAAATGTAACAAGGCCTCAGAGAGATAAAATTgctactgacactttccatgagtAGTACCGACAGTGTCATCAGACCAGATGCGATTTCACCTGGTGGATGCCTCGGCTGGGTACGAAGCTGTGTTAGTCAGGAAAATAGTGCAAGAACTTGAACGAAGTACACATATTAGAAAAgtagtaagacagggatgtagtcttccgccacaTCAGTTAATATACAGTGTGGTCAACAAGTCTGAAAACCTTGTCAGTTTGTGCAGAGAAATTGGTGCTgcgaaataattgctaagaaaaaattcaatatgttgcacCGTTTTCgacttaattagcactgaagttagccagtcatgtAGTTGTACGTGTAAATTCAATAATCCTGCCAGAAGCAGTGTCGCTAAACGTGTTCTGGTTTGGTTTCCTAGTATTGGACATGCGACAGTAATAATGAACGGACCCAAGCTAAAATCTGAGCTCTCATGCTCTAGCATTTACCCTACAAGAACAACTGATACTAATTATACCTGAAGGGCCGCTTGAGTGTGCGCGCAATAGCCTGACTGGCTGACTTCATTTCTtattaactgccggccggagtggccgtgcggttctaggcgctacagtctggagccgagcgaccgctacggtcgcaggttcgaatcctgcctcgggcatggatgtgtgtgatgtccttaggttagttaggtttaagtagttctaagttctaggggactgatgacctcagaagttaagtcgcatagtgctcagagccatttgaaccatcttattaactcggaaacgacgcaacgtaccgattatttttaacaataatttcttagcacagcctaccctgcaacctAATTAAAGCTTTTCTGGCGGTTTCCGACCACCAtgtatacatctaagaagcaatgacagaaatagaaAAAAGATTCAAAAGTGGGTTTAAAATTAACGGTCAAAGACAATAATAAGACGTTGATATCCTCAATGAAGGTTAGACAGCACAGCAAAACCGTCTGAATGGAGTGAAAAGCCCAATGAGCACACTACACGGACTGAGGGCAAACCGAGGAAGGATGAAAGTATTGCAGTGTAGCAGGAATGTGACTATTGTtaaatgtaacataaaattttTGACGAAGTTAAGCATGTAAAGAAATACTCCTACCTTGGAGGTTAAGTGATCCATGATGGAcaaggcaaggaggacataaaaaccgaCTAGCAAAGGCAAAGAGGGCACTACTGGGCACAATACGTCTACTAATCTCTATCATAACcctaatttaagaaagaaattctgAGGATGTGTGTttggattacagcattgtatggtagtgaaacttgaacAGTCAGAAAACTTGATCAGaagagaagaggagaggagagaggatagagaggtgagagaggagagagagaagagggcAGACAAAGGAAGGAGGAGGGAGATGGGATGGGGAGGGATATGATTGAATAGAGGTGAAGAGGGGGTAGAAGAGGGGGAGAGAGTAGGTGGCGAGGGAGTAGGTGGCGAGAGAGTAGGTAGTGAGAGAGTAGGTGGCGAGAGAGGAGGTGGCGAGAGAGTAGGTGGCGAGAGAGGAGGTGGGGAGagaggaggttgggagaggcggTGGGGAGAGGGGGTACAGAGAGCGGGGTGAGGAGTGGGGGTGGGGAGATGGTGTTGTGGGGATATGGTGTTGAGGGGAGAGGGGGTTGGTTGAGGGGGTGGGGAGAGTGTATGTGCGGAGTGGGGGTATGAGGAGAGGGGCATGCGGAGAGTGGCATGAGGGGTGAGGGGGCATGAGGGGTGAGGAGGCATGAGGGGTAAGGAGGCATGAGGGGTAAGGAGGCATGAGGGGTAAGGAGGCAGGAGGGGTGAGGGGGCATGAGGGGTGAGGGGGCATGAGGGGTGAGGGGGCATGAGGGGTGAGGGGGCATGAGGGGTGAGGGGGCATCAAGGGTGAGGGGGTGTGAGAGGTGTGGGAGTGGCGTGGTGAGGGGGTGGCGGGGTGAGGGGGCGGCGGGGTGAGGGGGCAGCGGGGTGAGGGGGCGGCGGGGTGAGGGGGCGGCGGGGTGAGGGGGCGGCGGGGTGAGGGGGCGGCAGGGTGAGGGGGCGGCAGGGTGAGGGGGCGGCAGGGTGAGGGGGCGGCAGGGTGAGGGGGCGGCAGGGTGAGGGGGCGGCAGGGTGAGGGGGCGGCAGGGTGAGGGGGCGGCAGGGTGAGGGGGCGGCAGGGTGAGGGGGCGGCAGGGTGAGGGGGCGGCAGGGTGAGGGGGCGGCGGGGTGAGGGGGCGGCGGGGTGAGGGGGCGGCGGAGTGAGGGGGCGGCGGGGTGAGGGGGCGGCGGGGTGAGGGGGCGGCGGGGTGAGGGGGTGGCGGGGTGAGGGGGCGGCGGGGTGAGGGGCCGGCAGGGTGAGGGGGTGGCGGGGTGAGGGGGTGGTGGGGTGAGGGGGTGGCGGGGTGAGGGGGCGGCGGGGTGAGGGGGCGGCGGGGTGAGGGGGTGGCGGGGTGAGGGGGCGGCAGGGTGAGGGGGTGGTGTGGTGAGGGGGTGGTGGGGTGAGGGGGTGCAGGGTGAGGGGGTGGCAGGGTGAGGGGGTGGTGTGGTGAGGGGGCGGCGGGGTGAGGGGGCGGCGGGGTGAGGGGGCGGCGGGGTGAAGGGGTGGCGTGGTGAGGGGGCGGCGGGGTGAGGGGGCGGTGGGGTGAGGGGGCGGCGTGGTGAGGGGGCGGTGGGGTGAGGGGGCGGCGGGGTGAGGGGGCGGTGGGGTGAGGGGGCGGCGGGGTGAGGGGCAGCGGGGTGAGGGGCAGCGGGGTGAGGGCGGCGGTGTGAGGAGGCGGGGTGAGGAGGCGGGGTGAGGAGGCGGGGTGAGGAGGCGGGGTGAGGAGGCGGGGTGAGGAGAGGGGGTGGAGAGCAGGGATTGGAGAGCAGGGATTGGAGAGGGGGAgaaaggagagggggagagaggataGGAGGTGGTGATGAGAGGGGAAAGAGGAGGGGCAGAGTGGAGAGGGGGAGGTTAGAGTGGGAGAGGAGGGATAGGAGAGGATaggtgggagaggagaggaggggagagcagaggagtgggaGAGCAGAGGAGGGGGATAGGAGGGGGAGAGAAGGAGAGACAGCTTGCAGAATTGCAACAAACTTTCCGAAATCAGTCTCATTAAATGGAATCTTTCCTCTACAAGAAGTTTCATCGAAATATAAGTACCAGTGAAGTTCACTAGtcgctgtagttttcgaattattcaagaaaaaattaCAGACAGAATCTTcaaaatgcgtttttcttgaatacttcGAAATCCTTGGGTACATCGAAAATTTATCACAGTAGAAACTTTAACTAGATTAAACTTCCTACAGGAAGACCTGTTCATTTTCTTCAGTTGGACTAATAACAAGcgcttagcgagcgagagaatattaaAACCTTGCGTACCGTTTTTGAAGGCACTGTGGGTTGCATAGGTAGGGACAGATGATCacgccatatacactactggccacaaaaATTGCTTCACctggaagatgacgtgctacagacgagaaatttaaccgacaggaggaagatgctgtgatatgcaaatgattagcttttcagagcattcacacaaggtgggcgtcggtggcgacacatacatcgtgctgacatgaggaaagtttccaaccgatttcttatacaccaacagcagtttaccggcgttgcctggtgaaacgttgttgtgatgcttcgtgtaaggaggagaaatgcgtaccatcacgtttccgactttgataaaggtcggattgtagcctatcgcgattgcggtttataatatcgcgacattgctgctcgcgttggttgagatccaatgactgtaacggatcgtgaacaacgtctcgatccctgagtcaacagatagggacgtttgcaagacaacaaccatctgcaggaacagatcgacgacgtttgcagtagcatggactatcagcgcggagaccatggctgcggttaccgttgaggctgcatcacagacaggagcgcctgcgatggtgtacacatcgacgaacctgggtgcacgaatggcaaaacgtaattttttcggatgaatccaggttctgtttacagcatcacgatggtcggatctgtgtttggcgacatctcggtggaggcacattggaagcgtgtattcgtcatcgccatagtggcgtatcacccggtgtgatggtatggggtgtcattggttacacgtctcggtcacgtcttgttcgcattgacggcactttgaacagtggacgttacatttcagatgtgttacgacccgtggctctactcttcattcgatccctgcgaaaccctacatttcagcaggataatgcacgaccgcatgttgcaggtcctgtacgcgcctttctggatacagaaaatgttcgactgctgccctggcgagcacattctccagatctctcaccaattgaaaacgtctggtcaatggtggccgaggaactgactcgtcacaatacgccagtcactactcttgaagaactgtggtatcgtgttgaagctgcattggcagctgcacctgtacactccatccaagctctgtttgactcaatgcccaggcgtatcaaggccgttattacggccagaggtggttgttctgggtactgatctctcaggatctatgcactcaaattgcgtgaaaatgtaatcgaatgtcagttctagtatatttgtccaatgaaaacccgtttatcatctgcatttcttcttggtgtagcaattttcatggccagtagtgtattttatacaGCGTTCCCAAGCTGTAACGATTATGAAGCACGTTTCTCATtctgaaatcgcatttgaatgttgtttctTAGTCAGAGGATCGAGGTAGCATGTAAGAAAGGGAAACGTCTTCCTGCAGATATCGGAATCGGACAGCGTCAGCACAATGCCCTTTCGATACCGGATTTATCGTTCCCAGGTATTGTTCCTAGTGTTCGTCGGTATCGGAAGATTGTCACGTCAATATGGAATATGGATTCATGACGAACACACTCAACGCCAAGCAATATCTCAGTGGCTAAGAACGAATAGCCCCAGAGAGGGCAGGATTATTGTTGGATGTCACGGACCTTGAGTCAAGGAATGGGCTTGCTTGCAGGAGGACAGGTATCTCCACGTGTAGTGCGCCGAAGTCATGAGTACCACTGACAGTCAGCAAGGTGACCACTTGACGCGGCAGCAGATAGAGGCGCGCAGCAGTGGAGCTGGCGCCGACTACTGGAGACAGGAGTGGCCTCACGTATTGTCTTTAGACAAAACAAAGTTCTCTGTACAGAATCGCGGTGGAGTAGAACAGTGCGGAAGCTCAGAGGAGAATGATCGTGGTCATATCACATTCGTCACCGTCGTATTGGAGCAGCGCTTCACGTGATGGTATGTGGGGTGTTTGGATAAACAGTACGATCACCTGCTGCTACtcataacattaatttttatcaAAATTATTCGTTAATTAGTGGATACAGAGAAGACCCAAAGTAATGAAAGCGTTTTCTGCTAAAATATAGACTTCCTGTCTTTACTTCACGCCGCTCGTAACAAAGATCAGAACATGTAATAAATCCAGAAATAGTTACTTcaacttcttgaaatttttcgAAATTTACGTAATTCGAACATCAGGAACAGCAAGTCAaagtattttaaatttattaattaaggTTTCCTTCAAATctgcaaataatatttttgttagtgaATAGTTTCGAGCATTTTTGTTCATTCTCAAACCATCGGAAGCTACAATGTTATTAACAAAACACGACATACAACATTTCCAAACATTCTGCGTGCAGAGATTACAACATTGCAATGAATCTCGTGTGACATATTTACATTTGTAATACTTCGTTGTAAATAGTAGCTACGTTTGTTtctacatcatatatatatatgataaatgTTATTTGAGTGCATCAGGCGATTGTCTGAATACATTCAAAATTCGATAGGTGTCTTTATTTGTTTATATAAATTACAAATTTACAGGCTCCTGGATTTGCTTTTGTGTGTCCATAAGGTCTGACTCTCAGATATCATAATGTTACAGTTAAATACATAACTGCTTTTCTGAATCATGAACGACTATTAAAAGAGCAAAAATAACTGTATGTAAATTACGAGTGTCCGTTCGTCAACTTGTTCGGTTCCTCTGTCTTCCGTTTATATATTTCCCGTCTGAATAACAATGTTACTTGCGTGTATCAGGTgattttttgatacatttaatATTCTACAGGTGTCTTCAGTTGTtgatacacaaaaaaaaattaacaagcGCCTTTAGTTGTTTATTGTATGTCCATAAGGTCTGTTTCTCGGAGATGTGATAATATCTATGTATTTAGCTGTAACATCACGATCTGTGAGAGACAGACTTTATGGACACATGATAAACAACTAAAGGCGCATGCCATTATTTATATGAACAAGTAAACAGGCCTGTCGAATTTTGAATGTATCAAGATAATCGCCTGATGCACTCAAGTAACATATGTTATATTGATATGATGTAAAAACAAATATATTATGTGCAGTGAAACATTAACAATGCAGGTGTGTTATAGAATGTGAGACTGTTATAAGATATGCACAGGAAATGCTTAAAAATGTTGTATTTCTTGTGTTGTTAATAACATTGTACCTCCTAAGGCAAGACATGGTTAGAGAATAAACGAAAATGCTTGAAACTAGTCgctgacaaaaatattatttcaaactCTGACAGAAACCTTAgttaataatttacaaattttgaCAAGTTTTATTTCTACTCAAGACCATAGTATAGTGACAATACAATCATCATAAACATGATTATTATTACTATCGAATGATTGCGGAATGAACATTATCTACAATAGTCGCGTACGACATGAAGGAGGACTTGCTCTCGTAAACAAAACTATTGGGCCCCGGTAACCAAATAGAATTTTTTACTAATGTAAGGGCGTGAGGtatggaaggttcaaaatggctctgagcactatgggacttagcttctgaggtcatcagtctcctagacttgggactacttgaacctaactaacctaaggacatcacaaacatccatgcccgaggcaggattcgaacctgcgaccgtagcggtcgcgcggttccagactgtaacgcctagaaccgctcagccacgcgGCCGGCGAGGTATGGAAGGCCTCATTTGCTTACGACAGGGGTGGCTGCCGTTACTACTTTTGGAAAA
This portion of the Schistocerca nitens isolate TAMUIC-IGC-003100 chromosome 7, iqSchNite1.1, whole genome shotgun sequence genome encodes:
- the LOC126195616 gene encoding uncharacterized protein LOC126195616 encodes the protein MPSPVPMLTDCNRTLLGAVKVECKENMKAAVEEAVDARRGKIPFNETDFGKFVAILQAVSPSLPLLSPSSALPLLCSPLLSSPTYPLLSLLSHSNLPLSTLPLLFPLSSPPPILSPPLLSPPLQSLLSNPCSPPPLLTPPPHPASSPRLLTPPPHPASSHRRPHPAAPHPAAPHPAAPSPHRPLTPPPPHPTAPSPRRPLTPPPPHPAAPSPRHPFTPPPPHPAAPSPRRPLTTPPPHPATPSPCTPSPHHPLTTPPPHPAAPSPRHPLTPPPPHPAAPSPRHPLTPPPPHPATPSPCRPLTPPPPHPATPSPRRPLTPPPPHPAAPSLRRPLTPPPPHPAAPSPCRPLTLPPPHPAAPSPCRPLTLPPPHPAAPSPCRPLTLPPPHPAAPSPCRPLTLPPPHPAAPSPRRPLTPPPPHPAAPSPRRPLTPPPPHHATPTPLTPPHP